The Flavobacterium sp. IMCC34852 genome contains the following window.
TGTTGAAATTGTAAAGGTCAGCAAAAGGAGTAGTTCTTTCATAAATAACACCACTGGTGACTAGTGATTTATCTATATCCACTAAAAGTGAATCGAGTTGTTTTGGCGCAGTCGCGTCATCGTCTTGTGCTTTTGCATGTAAAAAAAACAACATACAAAAAGCCAGAAAAAATAATTTTTTCATAAATTTGTTTGCTTTTTGGTTAATAATATATTTGTTAATCATCAATAAGGGGTTGTCTTTGCCGAGACAACCCTTTTTTATTATGGGAAATAGGTTTGCATGATAGTACTAGCTTTTATATCAAATCTTCCTTTTGTAATTTCAATAATATCGTCAAAGTTTTGAATGTTTCTAACCCTACAGTTGAAAGTGCCTGAAATTATTAATCCATTCAACTTTAAATATTTAATTTTCAAAACCCCTGAGTTATCAAAAGAAACATACTGCTGAAAAGAATTCGTTTTCTCATCAAAAATGGTACAATGCAGATAGTTTTGATCAAGACCGTCAATGTTACTCATACCATTAGATTCATCAATATTATAATTCCCCACACCAATACTATCTACTTTTTTCATATGCAATAATAATGTAGCGCTTTTTGGGCTTTTGTAATCTCTAATTTCTAATTCTCTATAATCTTCAATATTTGGTATACCTCCCCATAAAATTGCTCCCCACAATGGAAAAACCACACTATTATTTCCGCTTCTAGGCACTAATAATTTCCCATCTATCAAACATCCAAAAGTGTTTGCACCCGTTTGCGTTTCCGGTGGCAATCCGTCATTGGGATTGCTGTCGCTACTACAGGCAGTGAGTAGCATTGTTGTAATCAACATTAATACAGTTTTTTTCATGTCATTATATTTTTGGTTAATATTTAATTTGAAATTTACGCTACTGAGGTAACCATTTTTTTTGTATTTATAGCAAGATATTATACCTTAAAAAAAGCAGCGCTTGTAGCCCAAATTCACCAAAGTATTTGTCAAATATTTCCTTCCATCGTCAAAAATATTTAATCCATTTTGCTTGCCTTTGTTGCCGCCAATAAAATATTCAACGCTAATAAACACCGCATCTTTCTCATTGATAAAATAATTCAATCCGTAACCCGTAAATAAATTATGATTGTAATTAGGGAAATTTTCAGTAATTGCCGGCGAATAATTACTGTATTCACTTTTAGTTTCAATGCTCAAAGCATATCCGAGTTTTAGAAATCCTGCAAAATTTTTATAAAGTCTAAACTCCCATTTTATATCCAATGGTATAGCAATGGCTTCTCCTCTGAATCTTCCCGTATTGTAGGTAGTCTTACCCGCAAAATCAATAGAAGATCCATCATCTGAAAATGATGCTCCGATTTTGTAATATTTTATTCTCCCGGAAACACTCCAATGTCTTGCAAAATAATACTCCGCTACCAAACCTCCTTGAAAAGACGTTTTCGATTCATTAAACTCATAAGAGTTAATCGTATTATTACCTATTTCAATTCCAAAATAAATTTTGCCTTTAGGGTTTACAATACTGTCTTTTTCTTGAGCAAATAAACCGGTTGAAAAAGTCACCACTAAAAATACCAAGCAATTAATTTTTACCATCTTTTTAAAATTTAAATTAATTTATTAAAATTATTCTTTCAAAATTATAAAACAAAAAAATACTACAGGTCTACTTTTAG
Protein-coding sequences here:
- a CDS encoding outer membrane beta-barrel protein, yielding MVKINCLVFLVVTFSTGLFAQEKDSIVNPKGKIYFGIEIGNNTINSYEFNESKTSFQGGLVAEYYFARHWSVSGRIKYYKIGASFSDDGSSIDFAGKTTYNTGRFRGEAIAIPLDIKWEFRLYKNFAGFLKLGYALSIETKSEYSNYSPAITENFPNYNHNLFTGYGLNYFINEKDAVFISVEYFIGGNKGKQNGLNIFDDGRKYLTNTLVNLGYKRCFF